A single genomic interval of Nostoc commune NIES-4072 harbors:
- a CDS encoding RNA-guided endonuclease InsQ/TnpB family protein: MKRTVSIPVDLPSDKFLPLMNQCAEIFNAHVDWAIAKSSYNKNKAHKELYHLLRVQYPCVPSALLQTIRDNALEAIKATKFKSIPKKKPTSGLRYDKRTMTLRGKQLTLSCIGKRVTLILDVPEYFQEVFETWEFCGATVTCTNNTKQFWVRLVFETEDPQQIEGQIQGIDRGLYHQAVTNDGQFFSSSKIREVQRRYLHNRRKLQQKGTRSAKRRLKAMSGREKRFMRDTNHCVSKKLVNQPLIAVFVLEDLSSIRTQRRGKKMNKWLGSWAFYQQEQFLAYKAEALGKRVVHQDPRYTSQKCNICKHIRRTNRHKSRFHCKNCGHRTHADLNAAKNVRDDYILSSTQLGTQEQASVNMPYVSADSVG; encoded by the coding sequence ATGAAACGTACTGTTAGTATCCCAGTTGATTTACCATCGGATAAATTTTTACCTTTGATGAACCAGTGTGCAGAGATATTTAACGCACACGTTGACTGGGCTATTGCTAAGAGTAGTTACAACAAAAATAAGGCACACAAGGAACTGTATCACTTGTTAAGAGTTCAGTATCCGTGTGTGCCTTCTGCGCTATTGCAAACAATCAGAGATAACGCACTTGAAGCTATCAAAGCTACAAAATTCAAGAGCATTCCCAAGAAAAAACCAACATCGGGATTAAGGTACGATAAACGCACAATGACGCTAAGAGGAAAGCAATTAACCCTCTCGTGCATTGGGAAACGAGTCACTTTAATTCTTGATGTTCCTGAATATTTTCAAGAAGTGTTTGAAACTTGGGAATTTTGCGGTGCAACTGTTACCTGTACTAACAACACCAAGCAATTCTGGGTGAGATTGGTTTTTGAGACAGAAGACCCGCAACAGATAGAAGGACAAATTCAAGGAATTGACCGAGGCTTGTATCATCAAGCTGTTACCAATGATGGTCAATTTTTCAGTTCTTCTAAAATCAGGGAAGTACAAAGACGTTATTTACATAATCGTCGTAAACTCCAGCAAAAAGGCACTCGCAGTGCCAAACGTCGTTTAAAGGCGATGTCTGGACGCGAGAAGCGGTTCATGCGGGATACGAACCATTGTGTAAGTAAAAAGTTAGTCAACCAACCCTTAATTGCGGTTTTTGTACTAGAGGACTTGTCCAGTATTCGCACTCAGCGACGCGGCAAGAAAATGAATAAATGGTTGGGTAGTTGGGCGTTCTATCAGCAAGAGCAGTTCTTGGCTTACAAGGCAGAAGCGTTGGGAAAACGAGTAGTACACCAAGATCCTCGTTATACCTCCCAAAAATGCAATATTTGTAAGCACATCCGAAGAACAAATCGGCACAAGTCCAGATTTCATTGCAAAAATTGTGGACATCGGACACACGCGGATCTCAATGCTGCCAAGAATGTTCGGGACGACTATATTCTCTCCTCTACCCAGTTAGGGACACAGGAGCAGGCATCAGTCAATATGCCGTATGTTTCAGCCGATTCTGTCGGTTAG
- a CDS encoding lysophospholipid acyltransferase family protein, translating to MMEFYSSSDTCQQTPANHQVTGTTSRVSPWLSPLAYLLGRQCLLPLFFGQISITGQKNIPTTGPVIFAPTHRARWDALLVPYATVDCRREQDLRFMVTIDECQGLQGWFVRRLGGFPVNSKHPSIRTLRHGVELLQQQKTLVIFPEGNIFRDGQVHQLKAGIARLALSAESSHSGLGVKIIPIGINYSQPYPNWGTEVSINIGSPIRVKDYMNGCIKQDAKSITVDLAKALQQLSHQETKITNRAFAEIPNS from the coding sequence ATGATGGAATTTTACTCTTCATCCGATACCTGCCAGCAGACACCAGCAAATCATCAGGTGACTGGTACTACCTCAAGGGTTTCTCCTTGGTTAAGTCCTCTGGCATATTTATTAGGGCGTCAGTGCCTATTACCATTATTCTTTGGGCAAATTAGTATAACCGGACAAAAAAATATCCCTACAACTGGGCCTGTGATCTTCGCGCCTACTCATCGGGCGCGTTGGGATGCATTGCTCGTACCCTACGCTACCGTTGATTGTCGGAGAGAACAAGACCTGCGGTTTATGGTGACTATCGACGAATGCCAAGGTTTGCAAGGCTGGTTTGTCCGACGTTTGGGGGGGTTTCCTGTAAATTCTAAGCATCCGTCAATCCGCACGCTGCGACATGGAGTTGAGCTACTTCAGCAGCAAAAAACCCTGGTAATCTTTCCAGAAGGTAACATTTTTCGTGATGGCCAAGTTCACCAGTTGAAGGCTGGAATTGCTCGTCTTGCTTTGAGTGCTGAATCTAGTCATTCGGGGCTGGGAGTGAAAATTATACCCATAGGCATTAATTACAGCCAACCTTATCCAAATTGGGGTACAGAGGTGAGTATTAACATTGGCTCCCCAATCAGAGTAAAGGATTATATGAATGGCTGTATAAAACAAGATGCCAAAAGCATCACAGTTGATTTAGCAAAGGCGCTGCAACAGTTAAGCCATCAAGAAACAAAAATTACTAATCGTGCATTTGCAGAAATTCCTAATTCTTGA
- the tadA gene encoding tRNA adenosine(34) deaminase TadA: protein MLTKYSEYLIHQQWMSSALELAKVAGDAGEVPVGAVIIDSTGKLLAQGENRKERDKDPTAHAEILALKRAATTLQNWHLNECTLYVTLEPCPMCAGAIVQARLGLLVYGVDDTKTGAIRTVINIPDSAASNHRLQVIGGVLESACREQLQAWFATRRRTVN, encoded by the coding sequence ATGTTAACTAAATACTCAGAATATCTTATACATCAACAATGGATGAGTTCTGCCTTAGAATTAGCAAAAGTAGCAGGTGATGCAGGTGAAGTCCCTGTAGGTGCTGTTATCATTGATTCAACAGGCAAATTGCTAGCACAAGGAGAAAATAGAAAAGAGCGCGACAAAGACCCTACCGCTCATGCGGAAATTCTCGCTCTCAAAAGAGCTGCAACAACTTTACAAAATTGGCATCTTAATGAATGCACCCTCTACGTAACTCTTGAACCTTGCCCGATGTGTGCAGGTGCGATCGTCCAAGCGCGTCTAGGACTACTCGTATATGGAGTAGACGATACAAAAACTGGCGCAATTCGTACAGTTATTAACATACCCGATAGTGCTGCTTCTAATCACCGCTTACAGGTAATTGGAGGCGTTCTAGAGTCAGCTTGTCGTGAACAATTACAGGCTTGGTTTGCTACTAGGCGGCGTACTGTAAATTAA
- the grxC gene encoding glutaredoxin 3, whose protein sequence is MLDFLNPLLNRHPERVKANVELYTWQTCPYCIRAKMLLWWKGVNFTEYKIDGDEAARAKMAERANGRRTVPQIFINNQHIGGCDDLYQLDTQNQLDPLLAQAAI, encoded by the coding sequence ATGCTGGACTTTCTTAATCCCCTTTTAAATCGCCATCCAGAGCGAGTTAAAGCCAACGTCGAACTTTATACATGGCAAACTTGCCCTTACTGCATTCGTGCCAAAATGCTGCTGTGGTGGAAAGGTGTAAATTTTACCGAATATAAAATCGACGGCGACGAAGCAGCCAGAGCTAAAATGGCAGAACGCGCTAACGGACGCCGTACTGTACCGCAAATTTTTATCAATAACCAGCACATTGGCGGCTGCGATGATCTTTATCAATTAGACACACAAAATCAACTCGATCCCCTTTTAGCCCAAGCCGCTATTTAG
- a CDS encoding DUF981 family protein → MFIDYITLMLINMVAGLFILADYVYRGIDSSNQRQWIPGFGITGAIALTTGLHMSFTWPVMGSFNIAFGETSILFGILFVAAAIALAQGWDLLTIAIYGFFAGVVAIVVGIRIINLNMTKQPILSGIGFILTGLGGIFAAPTLYWKTNRTWRRIGTAVLIVAALIWALTGYLAYWNHLEGFQKWVPAPMR, encoded by the coding sequence GTGTTTATTGACTACATAACACTCATGTTAATCAATATGGTAGCCGGGTTATTTATACTGGCTGACTATGTGTATCGTGGTATAGATAGTTCTAATCAAAGACAGTGGATTCCTGGTTTTGGAATTACAGGTGCGATCGCACTCACAACTGGTTTACACATGAGCTTCACCTGGCCAGTCATGGGTAGCTTCAATATTGCCTTCGGTGAGACGAGTATCCTATTTGGAATATTGTTTGTAGCAGCTGCGATCGCCCTGGCTCAAGGTTGGGATTTATTGACAATAGCAATTTACGGCTTCTTTGCTGGTGTAGTTGCGATCGTAGTCGGTATCCGCATCATCAACTTGAATATGACAAAGCAACCGATTTTATCGGGAATCGGCTTTATTTTAACTGGATTAGGTGGTATTTTTGCAGCGCCAACCCTCTATTGGAAAACCAATCGAACCTGGCGACGAATTGGCACAGCAGTGCTGATAGTAGCCGCTCTAATTTGGGCATTGACTGGATATTTGGCTTACTGGAACCATTTAGAGGGTTTTCAAAAATGGGTTCCAGCACCGATGCGGTAA
- a CDS encoding histone deacetylase family protein produces the protein MKAIVSPYFDVRGPAKFLWRGHFIEHPDVAQRGNQIRLGLEKAECEIVFPSQAKLHESMLRESILAVQEPAYVNYLESAWEHWSRMENASTEIFPNISPNRHLTQFNESPVALAGWYIADGAAPIGEYTWRNALGSVSAVIEATSYLKAGELVVYALCRPSGHHACRDMAMGMCFLNNAAIATQELRTKFSRIAILDIDMHHGNGTQQIFYQRSDVLTISIHGNPTNFYPFYTGFENERGRGNGEECNLNIPLPPGTNEASYLQALEKALAVVSSFKAEALVVATGFDTFKSDPLGCFALESTSYNQIGRKIKSLGLPTLFVQEGGYFVEALSENVRQLVTGFKSV, from the coding sequence ATGAAAGCCATAGTAAGTCCATACTTTGACGTTCGTGGGCCAGCAAAATTCCTCTGGAGAGGACACTTTATTGAACACCCTGATGTTGCACAAAGAGGTAATCAGATTCGTTTGGGGCTGGAAAAGGCGGAATGTGAGATAGTGTTTCCATCGCAGGCAAAACTTCACGAATCAATGCTGCGTGAATCAATCCTAGCGGTACAAGAACCTGCGTATGTTAACTATCTTGAGAGTGCTTGGGAACACTGGTCAAGAATGGAGAATGCCAGTACAGAGATTTTTCCCAACATTTCCCCAAACCGCCATCTGACTCAATTCAACGAAAGTCCTGTGGCTCTAGCAGGATGGTACATTGCTGACGGCGCAGCACCAATCGGAGAATACACATGGCGAAACGCTCTGGGAAGTGTATCTGCGGTTATTGAAGCAACTTCTTATCTGAAAGCAGGAGAGTTAGTTGTCTATGCCTTGTGTAGACCAAGTGGGCATCATGCTTGCCGGGATATGGCAATGGGTATGTGTTTTTTAAATAACGCTGCGATCGCTACACAAGAGCTTCGCACAAAGTTTTCGCGAATTGCAATTCTTGATATTGATATGCATCATGGTAACGGCACCCAGCAGATTTTTTATCAGCGCAGTGATGTTTTAACAATTTCGATTCACGGTAATCCCACCAACTTTTATCCTTTTTATACAGGCTTTGAAAACGAACGTGGCAGGGGTAATGGAGAAGAATGTAACTTGAACATTCCCCTACCTCCTGGAACTAATGAGGCTTCTTATCTACAAGCCTTAGAGAAAGCCCTAGCTGTAGTGTCGTCGTTCAAGGCAGAAGCTTTGGTCGTAGCAACTGGCTTTGACACATTTAAATCAGATCCGCTCGGTTGTTTTGCTCTTGAGTCCACCTCTTACAATCAAATTGGCAGAAAGATTAAGTCACTTGGTTTGCCAACTCTTTTTGTCCAAGAAGGTGGCTACTTCGTTGAAGCCCTAAGTGAAAACGTTCGACAATTAGTCACAGGTTTTAAAAGTGTTTAA
- the glpX gene encoding class II fructose-bisphosphatase, giving the protein MENTLGLEIIEVVEQAAIASAKWMGKGEKNIADQVAVEAMRERMNKIYMRGRIVIGEGERDDAPMLYIGEEVGICTQPNAEALCNPDELIEIDIAVDPCEGTNLVAYGQPGSMAVLAISEKGGLFAAPDFYMKKLAAPPAAKGKVDINKSATENLKILSECLERSIEELVIVVMKRERHNDLIKEIREAGARVALISDGDVGAAISCGFAGTNIHALMGIGAAPEGVISAAAMRALGGHFQGQLIYDPAVVKTGLIGESREANIDRLKSMNINDPDKVYDAHELASGETVLFAACGITSGNLMNGVRFFSGGARTQSLVISNQSNTARFVDTIHMFGKPKTLQLN; this is encoded by the coding sequence GTGGAAAATACACTTGGGTTAGAGATTATTGAAGTAGTAGAGCAAGCCGCGATCGCATCCGCAAAGTGGATGGGTAAAGGCGAAAAAAACATCGCTGACCAAGTAGCTGTGGAAGCTATGCGGGAGCGGATGAATAAAATCTATATGCGGGGTCGCATTGTGATTGGGGAAGGCGAACGCGATGACGCGCCTATGTTATACATCGGGGAAGAAGTTGGTATCTGTACCCAACCAAATGCTGAAGCTCTCTGTAACCCTGATGAATTAATCGAAATTGATATTGCCGTTGACCCCTGTGAAGGTACGAACTTGGTAGCTTATGGACAACCTGGTTCGATGGCTGTCTTGGCAATTTCTGAAAAGGGTGGATTATTTGCTGCTCCTGACTTTTACATGAAGAAGCTAGCAGCACCTCCAGCAGCTAAGGGCAAGGTAGACATCAACAAGTCAGCAACAGAAAACCTCAAGATTCTCTCTGAGTGTCTAGAGCGCTCTATTGAAGAACTCGTGATCGTGGTCATGAAGCGCGAACGCCACAACGATTTAATTAAAGAAATCCGTGAGGCTGGAGCGAGAGTCGCCCTAATTTCAGACGGTGATGTGGGTGCAGCCATCAGCTGCGGTTTTGCTGGAACTAATATCCACGCTCTGATGGGTATCGGTGCGGCTCCTGAAGGTGTAATCTCGGCAGCAGCAATGCGTGCTTTGGGTGGACACTTCCAAGGTCAATTGATTTACGATCCCGCAGTAGTAAAAACAGGTCTGATTGGAGAAAGCAGAGAAGCCAATATTGATCGTTTAAAGTCTATGAATATCAATGACCCCGATAAGGTCTATGATGCTCATGAATTGGCATCTGGTGAAACTGTTCTGTTCGCTGCTTGCGGCATTACCAGTGGTAATCTGATGAATGGTGTACGTTTCTTCAGTGGTGGAGCAAGAACTCAAAGCTTGGTAATTTCCAACCAATCGAATACGGCTCGATTTGTTGATACAATTCACATGTTTGGTAAACCCAAGACTCTCCAATTGAACTAA
- a CDS encoding glutamyl-tRNA reductase, with protein MNIAVVGLSHKTAPVEVREKLSIPEPQIESAIAQLASYPHIDEVAILSTCNRLEIYIVTSEADQGIREITQFLAEYSKLPVLSLRQHLFMLLHDDAVMHVMRVAGGLDSLVLGEGQILAQVKTTHKLGQQYNGIKTILNRLFKQALTAGKRVRTETSIGTGAVSISSAAVELAQIKVANLAACRVVILGAGKMSRLLVQHLISKGAVQISIVNRSRERALELTKQFPQQPIEIHPLSEMMAVIANSDLVFTSTSATEPILDRAKLEMVLEVQRSLMLFDISVPRNVHADVNELENVQAFNVDDLKAVVAQNYESRRKIAQEAERLLEEEVEAFDIWWRSLETVTTISCLRNKVETIREQELEKALSRLGSEFAEKHQEVIEALTRGIVNKILHDPMVQLRSQQDVEARRRCMQTLQMLFNLDAEEQFS; from the coding sequence ATGAATATAGCAGTGGTGGGGTTAAGCCATAAAACAGCCCCAGTAGAAGTCCGGGAAAAACTGAGCATTCCAGAACCACAAATTGAAAGTGCGATCGCTCAACTGGCCAGCTATCCCCATATTGACGAAGTTGCAATTCTTAGCACTTGTAACCGCCTGGAAATTTACATTGTTACCAGTGAAGCAGACCAAGGTATCCGGGAAATAACGCAGTTTCTTGCGGAATACAGTAAATTACCCGTGCTTTCTCTGCGACAACATTTGTTTATGCTGCTACATGATGATGCAGTGATGCACGTTATGCGGGTAGCAGGTGGTTTAGATAGTCTGGTACTTGGAGAAGGTCAAATTCTGGCTCAGGTGAAAACTACTCACAAACTGGGACAGCAATATAACGGTATAAAAACCATTTTAAATCGATTATTTAAACAAGCTCTGACTGCTGGTAAGCGGGTTCGCACTGAAACTAGTATTGGTACTGGTGCTGTTTCTATTAGTTCGGCAGCTGTAGAGTTAGCGCAGATAAAAGTAGCAAATTTAGCAGCTTGTCGAGTGGTAATTCTAGGCGCTGGTAAAATGTCGCGGCTGCTGGTGCAACACCTAATTTCTAAGGGTGCTGTGCAAATTAGTATTGTAAATCGCTCTCGTGAACGTGCCCTAGAATTAACAAAGCAGTTCCCTCAGCAACCTATCGAAATTCATCCGCTATCAGAAATGATGGCTGTAATTGCTAATAGTGATTTGGTGTTTACAAGTACTTCAGCAACAGAGCCAATACTTGACCGTGCCAAATTGGAAATGGTTTTAGAAGTTCAGCGCTCTTTAATGTTATTTGATATTTCTGTGCCGCGTAATGTTCATGCGGATGTAAATGAATTAGAAAATGTGCAAGCATTTAATGTGGATGATTTGAAGGCAGTAGTGGCGCAAAACTACGAAAGCCGTCGGAAGATTGCACAGGAAGCAGAAAGACTTTTAGAGGAAGAAGTGGAAGCCTTTGATATTTGGTGGCGCAGTCTGGAAACTGTGACGACTATTAGCTGTCTGCGAAATAAAGTCGAAACCATCCGCGAACAAGAGTTAGAAAAAGCTTTGTCGAGATTGGGTTCGGAATTCGCTGAAAAACATCAAGAGGTGATTGAAGCATTAACGCGGGGAATTGTCAATAAAATTTTACATGACCCGATGGTGCAATTGCGATCGCAGCAAGATGTTGAAGCCAGAAGGCGCTGTATGCAAACTCTACAAATGCTGTTCAACCTGGATGCAGAGGAACAATTTAGTTAA
- a CDS encoding metalloregulator ArsR/SmtB family transcription factor, which yields MQPEQFNILLRFFKALADDSRLKIVGILANQECSVEELAALLQLKEPTVSHHLAKLKELNLVTVRPEGNSRLYQLDSEALQSISKEIFTPEKIASLIEDVDTEAWESKVLKNYFEDGYLKEIPASRKKRLVILKWLANQFDIGVNYPERMVNDILKRYHPDYATLRREFIACQLMQRENGVYWRTT from the coding sequence ATGCAACCAGAGCAATTTAACATCTTACTCCGCTTTTTCAAGGCATTAGCGGATGATAGCCGATTGAAGATTGTAGGTATCCTGGCGAATCAGGAGTGCAGCGTCGAAGAATTGGCGGCACTACTGCAACTCAAGGAACCTACGGTATCTCATCATTTAGCGAAACTTAAAGAGCTAAATTTAGTAACTGTGCGTCCTGAAGGTAATAGCCGTCTATATCAATTGGATAGTGAGGCTTTACAAAGCATCAGTAAGGAAATTTTTACACCTGAGAAGATAGCATCTTTGATTGAGGATGTGGATACTGAGGCTTGGGAAAGCAAAGTGTTGAAAAATTATTTCGAGGACGGATACCTTAAGGAAATCCCTGCTAGTCGCAAAAAGCGCTTAGTAATTCTCAAGTGGTTAGCAAACCAGTTTGATATAGGAGTCAACTACCCTGAACGCATGGTAAATGACATTCTTAAACGCTACCATCCCGACTACGCCACCCTGCGACGGGAGTTCATTGCTTGCCAGTTAATGCAGCGAGAGAATGGGGTTTATTGGCGTACAACATAG
- a CDS encoding WD40 repeat domain-containing protein, translated as MAAIALPVITWQGFYIHKADAAIEVTPNSQTTNSFANAQLLYTFIGHTGTVKSLAFSPDSKVLVSGGAENEGVIRLWNLANGKKLANINKAHQTAIESLVISPDGQTLASCSDDNTINLWNLKNFKFTRSFVGHTSNVLSLAVSPDSKVLISGALDGIRIWDLLQQRPLGTLVRFDNLIYTLALSPDGQTLASGDNKGVIKLWSLSTGKLISEFAAHDNAVTGVAFTPDGQTLASASRDRTIKLWNINTGELVRTLIGHNNWVNAIAINPDGQTLASAGRDGIKVWNLTTGELINTLSGHTDWVSAIAFSPDGKILASGGFDQQIKIWGTPQNLINSTRTK; from the coding sequence ATGGCAGCTATTGCCCTTCCAGTGATTACCTGGCAAGGGTTTTATATTCATAAAGCTGATGCTGCCATTGAGGTAACACCAAACTCCCAAACTACCAACAGCTTTGCTAATGCCCAACTACTTTATACATTCATAGGACATACCGGAACCGTTAAATCCCTCGCTTTCAGTCCAGATAGCAAAGTTCTGGTGAGTGGAGGCGCAGAAAACGAGGGTGTAATTCGTCTGTGGAACTTAGCAAACGGCAAAAAGTTAGCGAATATTAACAAAGCACACCAAACAGCCATAGAATCTTTAGTGATTTCACCAGATGGGCAAACCCTCGCTAGCTGTAGTGATGACAACACGATTAACCTCTGGAACCTAAAAAATTTTAAATTTACCCGATCTTTTGTTGGACATACCAGTAACGTATTATCTTTAGCAGTGTCTCCTGATAGTAAAGTTCTCATCAGTGGAGCTTTAGATGGGATTCGGATATGGGATTTGCTACAGCAGCGCCCGCTTGGTACTCTAGTACGTTTTGACAATTTGATTTATACCCTAGCCCTTAGTCCTGATGGGCAGACCTTAGCTAGTGGTGACAATAAGGGTGTAATCAAGCTGTGGAGTTTGAGTACTGGTAAATTAATCAGTGAATTTGCCGCTCACGATAATGCTGTTACCGGTGTGGCCTTTACACCAGATGGACAAACATTAGCTAGTGCTAGCCGCGATCGCACAATTAAACTATGGAATATTAATACTGGAGAATTAGTCCGCACCCTTATAGGACATAATAACTGGGTGAATGCGATCGCCATTAATCCCGATGGACAAACTCTTGCTAGTGCTGGCAGAGATGGCATTAAAGTGTGGAATTTAACTACAGGTGAGTTAATCAATACACTGAGCGGACATACAGACTGGGTGAGTGCGATCGCTTTTAGTCCTGATGGTAAAATTCTTGCCAGTGGTGGATTTGATCAACAAATCAAGATTTGGGGAACTCCACAAAACTTAATTAACAGCACTCGTACAAAATAA
- a CDS encoding chlorophyll a/b-binding protein — MTQTQPTITPKLEEPKFGFNEYAERLNGRAAMIGFALLLVIEYVTNQGVLSWLGLK, encoded by the coding sequence ATGACACAAACACAACCAACGATTACACCTAAATTAGAGGAGCCTAAGTTTGGCTTTAACGAATATGCTGAACGCTTGAATGGTCGAGCGGCAATGATTGGCTTCGCTTTGCTGCTGGTGATTGAATACGTCACCAATCAAGGGGTGCTATCATGGCTGGGTCTGAAGTAG
- the ald gene encoding alanine dehydrogenase, with amino-acid sequence MEIGVPKENKDQEFRVGLSPSSVRVLRENGHSIFVETQAGNGAGFSDNDYRSAGAEIVPTSETAWNRELVVKVKEPLTSEYKFLQKGQILFTYLHLAADRKLTEHLIDCGTTAIAYETVEQPGANRLPLLTPMSVIAGRLAVQFGARFLERQQGGRGVLLGGVPGVQPGKVVILGGGVVGTEAAKIAVGMGASVQILDVSVERLSYLETLFGSRVELLYSNSAHIEAAVKEADLLIGAVLVLGRRAPILVSRELVKQMRLGSVIVDVAVDQGGCIETLHPTSHTNPVYVEEGVVHYGVPNMPGAVPWTATQALNNSTLPYVVQLANLGIKALEVNPALAKGVNVQNHRLVHPAVQEVFPDLVN; translated from the coding sequence ATGGAAATTGGCGTTCCCAAGGAAAATAAAGATCAAGAATTTCGGGTAGGTTTAAGTCCTTCTAGTGTGCGGGTACTGCGGGAAAATGGTCATAGTATCTTTGTCGAGACGCAAGCAGGTAATGGTGCTGGATTTTCAGATAACGACTACAGAAGTGCTGGAGCCGAAATTGTCCCTACATCAGAAACGGCTTGGAATCGGGAATTAGTTGTTAAAGTCAAAGAGCCTCTGACATCTGAGTATAAATTTTTGCAGAAAGGGCAGATATTATTTACTTATTTACATTTAGCAGCCGATCGCAAATTGACAGAGCATTTAATTGATTGTGGCACAACTGCGATCGCTTACGAAACTGTAGAACAACCAGGTGCTAACAGACTACCCTTGCTCACGCCGATGAGCGTTATTGCTGGTCGGCTAGCAGTACAATTTGGGGCGAGATTCCTAGAACGTCAGCAAGGTGGTAGAGGAGTTCTTTTAGGTGGTGTCCCTGGAGTCCAACCAGGTAAAGTAGTAATTTTAGGTGGCGGAGTTGTCGGCACAGAAGCAGCTAAAATTGCTGTAGGCATGGGTGCTAGCGTCCAGATTTTAGATGTGAGTGTCGAGCGTTTATCTTATTTAGAAACCCTTTTTGGCTCTAGAGTCGAATTGCTTTACAGCAACTCTGCTCATATTGAAGCCGCAGTCAAAGAAGCCGATTTGCTCATCGGTGCAGTTTTAGTACTGGGACGGAGAGCGCCAATATTAGTATCCCGCGAATTGGTCAAACAAATGCGTCTTGGTTCTGTAATAGTTGATGTAGCTGTTGACCAAGGCGGTTGCATAGAAACTTTACATCCTACATCTCACACCAATCCGGTATACGTTGAAGAGGGTGTAGTGCATTATGGCGTTCCCAATATGCCAGGAGCAGTACCTTGGACAGCAACCCAAGCACTTAATAATAGTACTTTACCTTATGTTGTCCAGTTGGCGAATTTAGGAATTAAGGCACTGGAAGTTAACCCAGCATTAGCTAAAGGTGTAAACGTGCAGAACCATCGCTTAGTACATCCTGCTGTGCAAGAGGTATTCCCTGACTTGGTAAATTAA